The following coding sequences are from one Rhodobiaceae bacterium window:
- the apc3 gene encoding acetophenone carboxylase gamma subunit — MNERKHWDFWIDRGGTFTDIVARNPKGELVAHKLLSENPEQYQDAAIQGIRELLQAPPGSPLSSDLIGTVKMGTTVATNALLERKGDRVLFLTTKGFADSLKIGYQNRPHLFQLKIEKPAMLFEAVEEVTERVSAEGEVWRPLDVNETHEALQRSYDTGLRSVAICFMHGYRFHNHEAQAAEIARQIGFTQISVSHQVSPLMKFVGRGDTTVVDAYLSPILRRYVNQVAGELNAGNDTEKTKLLFMQSSGGLTDATLFQGKDAILSGPAGGVIGAVETAALAGFDKIIGFDMGGTSTDVCHYDGTLERTFETEVAGVRLRAPMMQIHTVAAGGGSILTFDGARFRAGPHSAGADPGPASYRRGGPLTVTDANVALGRLIPDLFPKVFGPQADMPLDRDAALQGFAEQAGEIAGQSPEQIADGYLSIAVENMAQAIKKISVQRGYDITGYALACFGGAGGQHACLVADALGMEKIHFHPFSGILSAYGMGLASIRATREEAVEKKLDQAFWETFNSIEERLATATRQELLDQRLSAEQIETVTRLHLRYEGTDTALILDHDNSDMRQAFEKAHQLQFGFFDQGRGIIVEAISVEAIGNDTRADETPPQLAARDGRATPAQTTRFFSQGEWHEAPVYLREKLRPDDELGGPCLIIEPTATIVVEDGWSAEVTDLNHMVLTRTTARATRHAVGTQADPVMLEIFNNLFMSIAEQMGFTLQKTAHSVNIKERLDFSCAVFDRTGGLVSNAPHMPVHLGSMGTSVKTIIDQNPDMKPGDVFVLNAPYNGGTHLPDITVVAPVFDKHNTKRLFYVAARGHHADIGGVAPGSMPASSRTVEEEGVLIDNFKLMDEGIFREDDLRQLLTEASYPARNPDQNVADLRAKAAACEKGAQELRKMVEQYGLDVVNAYMGHVQDNAEESVRRIIAHLSDSSFEQKMDDGSIIKVTISVDKNTRSAAIDFTGTSAIRPNNLNAPSSVCRAAVLYVFRCMVDDDIPLNDGCLKPLTLIIPEGSMLNPTFPAAVVGGNVETSQAVTDALFGALGAMAAAQGTMNNLTFGNVTHQYYETICGGAGAGPTFDGADAVHTHMTNSRLTDPEILEWRFPVVLDDFSIRPETGGAGKHRGGDGVHRAIRFREPMHVSILSTHRQIAPTGLAGGADAALGHNTVLRANGTRETLDSLAECDVQAGDTIIIETPGGGGYGIPAKNS, encoded by the coding sequence ATGAATGAGCGTAAACATTGGGACTTCTGGATCGACCGTGGGGGCACCTTCACGGACATTGTCGCCCGCAACCCAAAGGGCGAGTTGGTTGCCCACAAGCTCCTGTCAGAAAATCCTGAGCAATATCAGGACGCCGCGATTCAAGGCATCCGAGAGCTTCTACAAGCGCCACCAGGCTCTCCCCTCTCATCAGACCTTATCGGTACTGTTAAAATGGGAACGACCGTCGCCACCAATGCGCTGCTAGAGCGCAAGGGCGACCGCGTCCTCTTCCTCACAACCAAGGGCTTCGCCGACTCGCTCAAGATCGGCTATCAGAACCGGCCCCATCTCTTCCAACTCAAGATCGAAAAGCCAGCCATGCTTTTCGAAGCAGTCGAGGAAGTGACCGAGCGCGTGTCAGCAGAAGGGGAAGTCTGGCGACCGCTCGACGTCAATGAAACACATGAAGCCCTTCAGCGTTCCTATGACACAGGTCTCCGTTCCGTCGCCATCTGTTTCATGCACGGCTATCGGTTTCATAACCACGAAGCGCAGGCTGCAGAAATCGCAAGACAGATCGGCTTCACCCAAATATCTGTGAGCCACCAGGTCAGCCCGCTCATGAAATTCGTCGGGCGCGGCGACACCACAGTGGTCGACGCCTATCTCTCCCCCATCCTCCGACGCTATGTGAATCAGGTTGCTGGTGAACTGAACGCCGGAAACGACACTGAAAAGACAAAACTGCTTTTCATGCAAAGCTCTGGTGGCCTGACGGACGCCACCCTCTTTCAGGGCAAGGACGCCATCCTTTCCGGTCCAGCCGGGGGCGTAATCGGCGCCGTGGAGACCGCCGCCCTTGCCGGGTTCGACAAGATCATTGGCTTTGACATGGGTGGCACGTCAACCGACGTCTGCCACTATGACGGCACTTTGGAACGTACGTTCGAAACAGAGGTCGCGGGTGTTCGGCTCCGCGCACCCATGATGCAGATCCACACAGTGGCAGCCGGTGGTGGCTCCATCCTCACCTTCGATGGCGCACGGTTCAGAGCAGGGCCGCACAGCGCAGGCGCCGATCCCGGCCCCGCGAGCTATCGCCGTGGCGGTCCCCTCACAGTGACAGATGCCAATGTCGCTCTCGGCAGACTTATCCCTGACCTCTTCCCAAAAGTCTTTGGGCCTCAGGCAGACATGCCGCTCGACAGAGACGCAGCGCTCCAAGGGTTTGCGGAGCAAGCTGGTGAGATCGCTGGTCAATCGCCGGAGCAGATTGCCGATGGTTACCTGTCCATTGCGGTCGAAAACATGGCGCAGGCGATCAAAAAGATTTCGGTTCAGCGCGGGTACGACATTACCGGCTATGCCCTTGCCTGTTTCGGTGGCGCCGGTGGTCAACATGCCTGCCTGGTCGCAGATGCACTGGGCATGGAGAAGATCCATTTTCATCCTTTCTCCGGCATTCTGTCCGCCTATGGAATGGGTCTGGCGAGCATCCGCGCAACACGGGAAGAAGCCGTTGAGAAAAAACTCGACCAGGCTTTCTGGGAAACATTCAATTCCATTGAAGAACGGCTTGCGACAGCAACCCGCCAGGAACTTTTGGACCAGCGGCTAAGTGCAGAGCAGATCGAGACAGTGACGCGCCTGCACCTGCGCTATGAAGGAACAGACACCGCCCTCATCCTCGACCATGACAACTCGGACATGCGCCAGGCGTTTGAGAAAGCACACCAGCTTCAATTCGGATTCTTTGATCAAGGCCGCGGCATCATTGTAGAAGCCATCTCAGTAGAGGCCATTGGCAACGACACCCGTGCTGATGAGACGCCACCACAGCTTGCCGCCAGAGACGGCAGGGCCACACCAGCCCAAACGACGCGTTTCTTCTCCCAAGGGGAATGGCATGAGGCACCGGTCTATCTCCGAGAGAAACTGCGTCCTGACGATGAGCTAGGCGGCCCCTGCCTCATTATTGAGCCGACAGCTACGATTGTTGTTGAAGACGGATGGAGCGCGGAAGTTACCGACCTCAACCATATGGTCCTGACGCGTACGACAGCTCGCGCCACACGACACGCGGTTGGGACCCAGGCAGACCCTGTGATGTTGGAGATTTTCAACAATCTCTTTATGTCCATCGCAGAGCAGATGGGATTCACCCTGCAAAAGACCGCCCACTCGGTAAACATCAAGGAGCGTCTGGATTTCTCCTGTGCCGTCTTTGACCGAACCGGCGGTTTGGTATCGAACGCCCCCCATATGCCCGTTCACCTAGGGTCCATGGGCACCAGCGTCAAAACGATCATTGACCAAAACCCGGACATGAAGCCGGGGGACGTGTTTGTTCTGAACGCCCCTTATAATGGCGGCACTCATCTACCCGATATCACCGTCGTCGCGCCTGTTTTTGATAAACACAACACGAAACGCCTCTTCTATGTCGCCGCCCGCGGCCACCACGCAGATATTGGCGGCGTCGCACCTGGGTCCATGCCCGCTTCATCACGCACCGTGGAAGAAGAAGGTGTCCTGATCGACAATTTCAAACTGATGGATGAAGGCATCTTCCGCGAAGACGACCTACGACAGCTGCTCACAGAAGCCTCCTACCCCGCCCGCAATCCAGACCAGAATGTTGCGGATTTGCGTGCCAAAGCGGCCGCCTGTGAAAAAGGCGCACAAGAGCTCCGCAAGATGGTCGAGCAATATGGGCTCGATGTAGTGAATGCCTATATGGGCCACGTGCAGGACAATGCGGAGGAAAGTGTTCGCCGCATCATTGCACACCTGTCAGACAGCTCCTTTGAACAAAAGATGGATGATGGGTCGATCATCAAAGTGACGATCAGTGTCGACAAGAACACGCGGTCCGCCGCCATCGACTTCACCGGCACCAGCGCCATCAGGCCCAACAATCTGAACGCCCCCTCATCCGTCTGCCGCGCCGCCGTCCTCTATGTGTTCCGTTGCATGGTGGATGATGACATCCCGCTCAACGATGGGTGTCTGAAACCGCTTACCCTCATCATCCCTGAAGGCTCCATGCTGAACCCCACTTTTCCTGCGGCGGTCGTCGGCGGCAATGTGGAAACCAGTCAGGCAGTGACCGACGCGCTCTTCGGTGCGCTGGGCGCCATGGCGGCAGCACAGGGAACCATGAACAATCTCACCTTCGGAAACGTCACCCATCAATATTACGAAACCATCTGCGGTGGGGCTGGCGCAGGTCCCACCTTTGATGGCGCTGACGCGGTTCATACCCATATGACGAACTCGCGCCTCACCGATCCGGAAATTCTGGAGTGGCGCTTTCCTGTTGTCCTGGATGATTTTTCTATTCGGCCGGAAACCGGCGGGGCCGGCAAACATAGAGGCGGTGACGGCGTCCACAGAGCCATCCGCTTCCGCGAGCCCATGCATGTTTCCATTCTCTCGACACATCGGCAGATCGCCCCGACCGGGTTGGCCGGTGGCGCTGACGCAGCACTCGGCCACAATACCGTCCTACGAGCCAATGGCACCCGCGAGACATTGGACAGCCTTGCTGAGTGTGATGTGCAGGCAGGCGACACGATCATCATCGAAACGCCCGGCGGCGGCGGATACGGTATACCTGCGAAAAACTCCTGA
- a CDS encoding glutathione-dependent formaldehyde-activating enzyme: MAHTGGCQCGAVRYEVTDDLGGIYVCHCTDCQAQSSSAFGISVNVPLDHLKITKGTPKTFNWTGGGNAKHGAFCAACGTRLWHLSGDNDRNPSVKGGTLDHAIDLTDAVHIWTLSKLPGIVIPDGCRQFAEEPV, encoded by the coding sequence ATGGCACATACCGGCGGCTGCCAGTGCGGCGCAGTCAGATATGAAGTAACTGACGATTTGGGTGGCATCTATGTCTGCCATTGCACTGACTGCCAGGCGCAGTCTTCGTCTGCCTTTGGCATTTCCGTCAACGTACCGCTGGATCATCTGAAAATCACAAAGGGGACACCTAAAACATTTAATTGGACGGGCGGCGGCAACGCTAAACACGGAGCTTTTTGCGCCGCCTGCGGCACGCGCCTCTGGCACCTATCAGGGGACAATGACAGAAACCCAAGCGTGAAAGGGGGAACGCTCGACCACGCAATTGATCTGACCGACGCCGTTCACATCTGGACCCTCTCAAAGCTTCCGGGAATCGTCATTCCTGACGGCTGTCGGCAGTTCGCCGAAGAACCTGTATAG
- a CDS encoding DNA alkylation repair enzyme, translating to MVSSLAEVECVLKAAAKGVPKAKAKERAFFMKTKMPLLGLTVPEQRKLAKWGYSFSDLPAQDLAAIWTEIWHGAKTHEGKMQAGLTLEQFAPELGFEGLWALTQDWCSTINCWDQSDTLSAHVARALEEKPKRVWPVMQAWNGDADPWKRRQSVVGLFFYTRFRTKCPPAARSLKLITALLKDEDYYVQKGVGWALRECYNAYPEKTFLFLKKHAGVLHPDAFSAAMEKVSPQEKAEIKKIRKMIRGR from the coding sequence ATGGTGTCGTCGCTTGCTGAAGTTGAATGTGTTCTGAAAGCCGCTGCGAAGGGTGTTCCCAAAGCAAAGGCGAAAGAGCGCGCGTTCTTCATGAAAACAAAGATGCCACTGCTCGGCCTGACTGTGCCGGAACAGCGGAAACTCGCAAAATGGGGATACTCCTTCTCTGATCTGCCCGCTCAGGATCTTGCGGCGATCTGGACGGAAATCTGGCACGGTGCCAAAACCCATGAAGGGAAGATGCAAGCGGGCCTGACCCTTGAGCAATTCGCCCCTGAGCTTGGGTTCGAAGGGCTGTGGGCGTTGACGCAGGATTGGTGTTCGACGATCAATTGCTGGGATCAATCGGATACGCTTTCTGCTCATGTGGCGCGTGCGCTCGAAGAAAAGCCCAAAAGGGTCTGGCCCGTTATGCAGGCGTGGAACGGCGATGCTGACCCCTGGAAGCGGCGGCAGTCTGTGGTGGGCTTGTTTTTCTACACCCGTTTCCGAACAAAATGCCCGCCGGCCGCGCGGTCTCTCAAATTGATCACCGCCTTGCTCAAGGATGAAGACTATTACGTCCAGAAGGGTGTCGGGTGGGCTTTGCGTGAATGCTATAACGCCTATCCTGAGAAGACGTTTCTCTTTCTGAAGAAGCACGCGGGCGTACTCCATCCGGATGCCTTTTCGGCAGCGATGGAAAAAGTTTCACCGCAAGAAAAAGCCGAGATCAAAAAAATCAGAAAGATGATCCGCGGTCGTTAA
- a CDS encoding carboxymuconolactone decarboxylase family protein — MTISPRIAPAETPYDAAVQTQFDRLMPPGVDPLVLFRTLANDARLFSRFMGAGLLDKGHLSLRDRELAIDRTCAKTGCAYEWGVHIALFKDKVALTEDEIDALATKTPEEGGWSSREALILKLMDALHQTSRVDDALWAELRSEFEEMQLLELIMLAGFYHTVAYLCNGLDLPLEPYGAPLPQA, encoded by the coding sequence ATGACGATATCCCCCCGTATTGCACCGGCTGAGACACCTTATGATGCCGCTGTTCAGACGCAGTTTGACCGGTTGATGCCACCAGGCGTTGATCCGCTGGTGCTGTTTCGCACGCTGGCGAACGACGCTCGATTGTTTTCCCGCTTTATGGGCGCAGGCCTGCTGGATAAAGGACATCTGTCTCTTCGGGACCGGGAACTCGCCATTGACCGGACCTGCGCGAAGACAGGCTGCGCCTATGAGTGGGGCGTGCACATTGCCCTTTTCAAAGACAAGGTCGCGCTTACGGAGGACGAGATTGACGCGCTTGCCACCAAAACGCCTGAGGAGGGCGGCTGGAGTTCTCGCGAGGCGTTGATCCTGAAGCTCATGGACGCGCTTCATCAGACTTCGCGGGTGGATGATGCATTGTGGGCTGAGTTGCGGTCGGAATTTGAGGAGATGCAGCTTTTGGAGCTCATCATGCTGGCAGGCTTCTATCACACGGTCGCCTATCTCTGTAACGGCCTCGACTTGCCGTTGGAGCCCTATGGTGCGCCGCTCCCTCAGGCATAG
- a CDS encoding HxlR-like helix-turn-helix protein, with the protein MALLDLLGQRWALRILWELRDSSLTFRALQTACDGVSPSVLNSRLKALKEARFVDATPDGYALTALGKELQEEFGGLYQWSEKWAAELRV; encoded by the coding sequence ATGGCACTGCTCGATCTGCTGGGACAGCGGTGGGCCTTGCGCATCCTTTGGGAGCTGCGTGACAGCTCGCTCACCTTCCGGGCCTTGCAAACTGCCTGCGACGGCGTGAGCCCCAGCGTTCTGAACAGCCGCCTTAAAGCACTGAAAGAAGCACGGTTCGTCGACGCAACACCGGATGGCTACGCACTTACGGCTCTAGGCAAAGAGCTTCAGGAAGAGTTTGGCGGCCTCTACCAATGGTCAGAAAAATGGGCGGCGGAACTGAGAGTGTAA
- a CDS encoding putative ATP-dependent zinc protease, whose amino-acid sequence MGNKPIIGWREWAAFPDLGVDQINAKIDTGARTSAIHAFRIREESVGGIPYVSFRLHPIQRRKTPEIFCSVPIADKRLVTSSNGQKQNRIVIKTPMTLGTRTWPIELTLTDRDEMTFRLLIGREALRNRFLIDASGSHRLGQLTPTEED is encoded by the coding sequence ATGGGCAACAAACCAATTATCGGTTGGCGCGAATGGGCTGCCTTCCCAGACCTTGGCGTCGATCAAATCAATGCGAAGATCGACACAGGTGCGCGGACATCCGCCATCCACGCTTTCCGCATCCGCGAGGAAAGTGTCGGTGGCATCCCTTACGTCTCCTTTAGACTACACCCTATTCAGCGACGCAAAACGCCAGAAATCTTCTGCAGTGTGCCAATTGCAGACAAACGCCTTGTGACAAGTTCAAACGGACAAAAGCAAAACCGTATCGTCATCAAGACTCCAATGACTCTCGGCACACGAACTTGGCCCATAGAGCTGACATTGACTGACCGGGATGAAATGACCTTCAGACTGCTGATAGGTCGCGAAGCTTTGCGCAACCGCTTTCTAATAGATGCATCAGGATCGCACCGACTGGGACAGCTTACTCCTACCGAGGAAGACTAA
- the rimK gene encoding ribosomal protein S6--L-glutamate ligase, producing MKLALMCRNPDLYSHRRLVEAAEARGHHIDVINHLRCYINIAAHKPDLFYEGEKLSGYDAVVPRIGASVTFFGTAVLRQFEMMGVYPVNESVAITRSRDKLRSLQLLARKGVGLPVTVFAHRTSNAEEIIDLIGGAPVVIKLLEGTQGIGVVLGETPKAAESIIQAFGGVKTNILVQEFVKEANGEDIRCLVVGDKVVASMMRKGKEGDFRSNLHQGGSAHAIRITPAERSTAVSAAKIMGLNVCGVDLLRSNHGPVVMEVNSSPGLEGVENATGVDVAGKIIEFIERKAQPNKTKTRGRG from the coding sequence ATGAAACTCGCTCTAATGTGCCGCAATCCAGACCTGTATTCTCATCGCCGCCTGGTCGAGGCTGCAGAAGCTCGAGGCCACCACATTGATGTCATCAACCACCTTCGGTGTTACATAAACATTGCAGCACACAAACCGGATCTGTTTTACGAGGGTGAGAAGCTCTCTGGTTACGATGCGGTTGTCCCCCGTATCGGTGCCTCCGTCACCTTCTTTGGTACAGCGGTCCTAAGACAATTCGAGATGATGGGCGTGTATCCGGTAAACGAGTCCGTTGCCATCACACGCTCACGCGACAAGCTCCGCAGCTTGCAGCTGCTCGCCCGAAAAGGGGTTGGCTTGCCGGTCACTGTCTTCGCCCACAGAACCAGCAATGCCGAGGAGATTATCGACCTTATCGGAGGAGCGCCCGTCGTCATCAAACTCTTGGAGGGAACTCAAGGTATCGGCGTGGTTCTTGGCGAAACCCCCAAAGCAGCTGAAAGTATTATTCAGGCCTTTGGCGGCGTGAAGACAAACATTCTGGTTCAGGAGTTTGTAAAGGAAGCCAATGGCGAAGACATTCGCTGTCTGGTCGTCGGCGACAAAGTTGTCGCCTCCATGATGCGGAAAGGCAAAGAAGGTGATTTCAGGTCAAACCTTCATCAGGGGGGATCAGCACACGCTATCCGCATCACCCCCGCAGAACGGTCCACCGCGGTTTCAGCAGCCAAGATTATGGGGCTCAATGTATGTGGCGTCGATCTGCTGCGATCAAATCACGGACCGGTCGTCATGGAGGTCAATTCGTCGCCGGGTCTCGAAGGTGTAGAGAACGCGACCGGCGTCGATGTAGCCGGAAAAATTATCGAGTTCATTGAACGGAAAGCGCAACCGAACAAAACAAAAACTCGTGGCCGCGGGTGA
- a CDS encoding serine/threonine protein kinase: MTDFTPTYEMPPGSPPAEVYIDEALVRKLLQSQHPDLADLPIKRFEVGFDNEMYRLCDRYTVRLPRRAAAVPCIENEQRWLPELVARLPLLIPAPVRVGVAGDGYPWPWSIVPWIDGKAADLGYLSDDQAVVLADFMKALHQPAPADAPVNRVRGIPLSTRAENNEDRMARLLEETEDINPQVYQAWAEALAAPEDTNPTWLHGDMHARNVLVNEGRIAAIIDWGDMTSGDRATDLAAIWMLLENQSARADAIKTYGDDDPALWARAKGWAVIFGVVLLDTGLIDNRRHAEMGRCILERLTEDMA; encoded by the coding sequence ATGACCGACTTCACCCCTACTTATGAAATGCCGCCGGGAAGTCCCCCAGCGGAGGTGTACATTGATGAAGCTCTCGTGCGCAAACTCCTGCAGAGCCAGCACCCGGATCTGGCAGACCTGCCAATCAAACGCTTTGAAGTAGGCTTTGACAATGAGATGTATCGCTTGTGCGATCGCTACACGGTGCGTTTGCCGCGCCGCGCCGCCGCCGTTCCCTGCATAGAAAACGAACAGCGCTGGCTGCCCGAGCTTGTAGCACGCCTGCCCTTGCTCATCCCCGCACCTGTCCGCGTAGGTGTTGCGGGTGATGGCTATCCCTGGCCCTGGAGCATTGTCCCCTGGATCGACGGTAAAGCAGCAGACCTCGGCTACCTGTCAGATGATCAAGCTGTCGTGCTCGCAGATTTTATGAAGGCGTTGCATCAGCCCGCCCCCGCCGACGCCCCTGTCAATCGTGTCCGGGGCATTCCGCTCTCAACACGGGCCGAAAACAATGAAGACCGCATGGCGCGTCTTCTCGAAGAAACAGAGGACATCAACCCGCAGGTCTATCAGGCCTGGGCCGAAGCGCTGGCGGCACCTGAAGACACCAACCCCACCTGGCTTCATGGTGACATGCACGCGCGAAATGTGCTTGTAAACGAGGGCCGTATTGCGGCCATTATCGATTGGGGAGACATGACCAGCGGCGACCGTGCCACCGATCTCGCCGCCATTTGGATGTTGCTCGAAAATCAAAGCGCCCGCGCAGACGCCATCAAGACCTACGGTGACGATGACCCAGCATTGTGGGCCCGCGCGAAGGGCTGGGCTGTCATCTTCGGCGTTGTCCTGCTTGACACGGGGCTCATTGACAATCGTCGCCATGCAGAAATGGGCCGCTGCATCCTGGAGCGTCTGACCGAGGACATGGCTTAG
- a CDS encoding pyridoxamine 5'-phosphate oxidase, protein MAKQFPELADPLVRFIEQQKIFFVATAAKEGRVNLSPKGHDSLKVTGPNELIWMNLTGSGNETAAHLADTNRMTIMWCALEGPPRILRVYGEAETIHPRDPAWAACEKLIPAEMGSRQYYKMKIDLVQTSCGYAVPLFDYEGERDVLRDWADKKGRDGVEDYWDEKNQTSIDGLPTGVVA, encoded by the coding sequence ATGGCAAAACAGTTTCCAGAACTGGCAGATCCCCTGGTCAGGTTCATTGAACAGCAGAAAATCTTCTTTGTGGCGACAGCGGCAAAAGAAGGTCGGGTAAACCTCTCTCCCAAGGGCCATGACAGCCTCAAGGTCACCGGCCCAAACGAACTCATTTGGATGAACCTCACGGGCTCTGGCAATGAAACCGCCGCACATCTTGCCGACACCAACCGCATGACCATCATGTGGTGCGCCCTTGAAGGACCCCCGCGCATTCTGCGTGTTTATGGGGAAGCAGAAACCATCCATCCCCGCGATCCGGCCTGGGCGGCCTGTGAAAAGCTCATCCCGGCAGAAATGGGGTCACGCCAATATTACAAAATGAAAATCGATCTGGTGCAGACCAGCTGCGGCTATGCTGTCCCCCTCTTTGACTATGAAGGCGAGCGTGACGTGCTGCGCGACTGGGCTGACAAAAAGGGCCGCGACGGCGTCGAAGACTATTGGGACGAGAAAAACCAGACCAGCATCGATGGCCTGCCAACGGGGGTTGTGGCCTAG
- the hemAT gene encoding heme-based aerotactic transducer HemAT, translated as MTQIDTVQDTSVMEELERRVLFTRITEADSVALREFKDVLSQRMEELLDEFYSHVTSVPNLKALFRDEAHISHAREAQKKHWMLRVFSGNFDSDYVTSVSAIGHAHARIGLDPRWYIGAYCFVIGRLHAIAQETYIDDPERMMRTIEAVNKAVFLDMDFAISIYIDQAKEMATTLLKQQAERFEENVKDVVTSVSNAATELEATAGTVAAAAEESASQSGTVSAATEECQASIASIKDQFQNALGFTRSAVEQAGSAETTIGGLNTSADAIGEFSKTISDIAGQTNLLALNATIEAARAGEAGKGFAVVASEVKALAQQTARATEEIASRIDAIQKEVQTTGGAISEVAMTIKKIDEMSSEISGAMGEQEVAMQEVASNVTGISEASAETSQATNETMSATAELAKQSNILEERVDAFLAEVRAAG; from the coding sequence ATGACTCAGATCGATACGGTTCAAGACACTAGCGTAATGGAAGAGTTGGAACGTCGCGTGCTTTTCACGCGGATCACCGAAGCGGACTCAGTGGCTCTGCGGGAGTTTAAAGACGTTCTTTCGCAGCGCATGGAAGAGTTGCTGGACGAGTTTTATTCACATGTAACGTCGGTTCCGAACCTCAAAGCCCTGTTTAGAGACGAAGCTCACATTTCTCACGCAAGAGAAGCACAGAAGAAGCATTGGATGCTGCGGGTCTTTTCGGGCAATTTTGATTCAGATTACGTGACCAGTGTTTCCGCTATCGGACACGCACATGCGCGCATCGGTCTCGACCCGCGCTGGTACATTGGCGCTTACTGCTTTGTGATCGGGCGTCTGCACGCGATTGCGCAGGAAACCTATATTGATGACCCAGAGCGGATGATGCGGACCATTGAGGCCGTGAACAAAGCGGTCTTTCTGGATATGGATTTTGCCATTTCAATCTACATTGATCAGGCGAAAGAAATGGCGACGACGCTCTTGAAGCAGCAGGCCGAACGTTTTGAAGAAAACGTCAAGGACGTTGTGACGTCCGTGTCGAATGCGGCAACAGAGCTCGAAGCGACAGCTGGAACGGTCGCTGCTGCGGCGGAAGAATCTGCCTCGCAATCCGGCACCGTGTCTGCTGCAACTGAGGAATGCCAGGCATCGATCGCGAGCATTAAAGACCAATTCCAGAACGCGTTGGGATTTACACGCTCTGCAGTGGAGCAGGCAGGGTCTGCTGAGACGACGATTGGCGGATTGAATACGTCAGCGGACGCTATCGGCGAGTTCTCCAAAACCATTAGCGATATTGCCGGGCAGACAAACCTGTTGGCCCTTAACGCAACGATTGAAGCAGCCCGCGCCGGCGAAGCCGGCAAAGGCTTTGCGGTGGTTGCCAGCGAAGTGAAGGCGCTTGCTCAGCAAACCGCTCGCGCAACGGAAGAAATCGCCTCGCGTATTGATGCCATTCAGAAAGAAGTGCAGACGACCGGCGGTGCCATCAGCGAAGTCGCCATGACGATCAAGAAGATCGATGAAATGTCGTCTGAGATTTCCGGCGCGATGGGTGAGCAAGAGGTGGCGATGCAGGAAGTTGCGTCGAATGTCACCGGTATCAGCGAAGCGTCTGCTGAGACCAGTCAGGCGACAAATGAAACCATGTCGGCCACGGCTGAGCTTGCCAAACAATCGAATATTCTTGAGGAGCGCGTTGATGCGTTCCTCGCAGAGGTCCGCGCAGCGGGCTAA